The following are encoded in a window of Roseimaritima ulvae genomic DNA:
- a CDS encoding N-succinylarginine dihydrolase, which yields MTLQEVNFDGLVGPTHHFGGLGVGNLASQSHGGQVARPRAAALQGIGKMRLVASLGAFQYVLPPQQRPDLSFLQQLGFEGSPQQVLSAAAADSPAMLSAAYSASAMWTANAATVTAASDSHDGRVHLSVANLTSSIHRSLEPSQTLQLLRRVFPHPDIVVHPPLPPTWGLRDEGAANHMRLWSRGAEQGIELFVYGGKHHDPNAADGRFPARQSFPASRALVRRHTSRNALLLQQHPMAIAAGAFHNDVVATSCRNVLLLHEYSFADPDAIDRVSEHYRQVCGAALHVDRVRNAELSLEDTIATYLFNSQLIVDNRDPDGPMTIVCPQQVAESAAARKVVERWLEDDGPVNKVVYVELRESMNNGGGPACLRLRVPMDESQRQSLPSGLQFDDALAERLERVIERTYPEQLGLDDLASADVLQQVTQAQQAVWDVLGA from the coding sequence ATGACGTTGCAGGAAGTCAACTTCGATGGGCTGGTCGGACCCACGCATCATTTCGGTGGACTGGGTGTCGGCAACTTGGCTTCGCAGTCTCACGGCGGCCAGGTCGCGCGACCGCGAGCCGCGGCGTTGCAGGGGATCGGCAAAATGCGGCTGGTCGCTTCCCTAGGAGCCTTCCAGTACGTGCTGCCGCCGCAACAACGTCCCGACCTGAGCTTCCTCCAGCAACTGGGCTTCGAAGGCTCGCCCCAACAAGTCCTCTCCGCCGCCGCGGCGGACAGTCCCGCGATGTTGTCGGCCGCCTACAGCGCCTCTGCGATGTGGACCGCCAACGCGGCCACCGTCACCGCGGCCTCCGATAGCCACGATGGTCGCGTGCACCTGAGCGTCGCCAATTTGACCAGCAGTATCCATCGCAGTTTAGAACCGTCGCAAACCCTTCAGCTGCTGCGTCGCGTCTTCCCACACCCCGACATTGTGGTGCATCCGCCGCTGCCTCCCACCTGGGGCCTTCGCGACGAAGGCGCCGCGAACCATATGCGGCTGTGGTCCAGGGGGGCGGAGCAGGGGATCGAGCTGTTCGTGTATGGCGGCAAGCATCACGACCCAAACGCGGCCGACGGACGTTTCCCAGCGCGTCAATCCTTTCCAGCCAGCCGAGCTCTGGTCCGGCGGCATACCAGCCGCAATGCCCTGCTGCTGCAACAACACCCCATGGCGATCGCCGCCGGTGCCTTCCACAACGACGTGGTGGCGACCAGCTGCCGCAACGTGCTGTTGCTGCACGAATACTCCTTCGCCGATCCCGACGCCATCGACCGCGTGAGCGAACATTACCGTCAGGTCTGCGGAGCCGCGCTGCACGTCGATCGGGTTCGCAACGCCGAACTATCGCTCGAAGACACCATCGCCACGTATTTATTCAACAGCCAATTGATTGTCGACAACCGGGATCCAGATGGTCCGATGACCATCGTCTGCCCTCAGCAAGTGGCCGAATCCGCGGCGGCGCGCAAGGTCGTCGAGCGATGGCTCGAGGACGACGGCCCAGTTAACAAGGTGGTCTACGTGGAGCTGCGCGAGAGCATGAACAACGGCGGCGGACCGGCATGCCTGCGGCTACGGGTCCCGATGGATGAATCCCAACGGCAATCGCTGCCCAGCGGTCTGCAGTTCGACGATGCCCTGGCGGAACGGCTGGAGCGGGTTATCGAACGAACGTATCCCGAGCAACTAGGCCTGGATGATTTAGCCAGCGCAGACGTGCTGCAGCAAGTCACGCAGGCCCAGCAAGCGGTGTGGGATGTGTTGGGGGCCTGA
- a CDS encoding succinylglutamate-semialdehyde dehydrogenase: MINTHLWIDGRDVHGAGAALSSRNPADASLVFNGTAASDEQVAAAFSAAERAQYDWARTPLAEREAIVLQYAELLGQREEELAQLITREIGKLPSDARGEVAAAIAKAQITIDAMHERRGDIDIPIEHGSRALRYRPLGPVLVLGPYNFPAHLPGGHLIPALLAGNTVVFKPSELAAAVGRWMIDRWTEAGLPAGVLNLIQGDATVARLAVDNPRTAGVFLTGGYAAGKAIHRQLAGRPEVLLALELGGNNPVVVASPSDPEQTAEKLSLSAFLSAGQRCTCARRLIVIDTPAGRQTVAALCERIDKLRCGLPHEQPEPDIGPMISARHANLLQQAEANFLAYGGHAIREVQQVGDCGALLRPGIVDMTDCHDAVDDEWFGPLLQLYWVKDFEAALQRAQATRYGLAAGLFGGDEAMFETFRQQVGAGVVNWNAPTTGASGRLPFGGLGASGNHRPAGYHTIDFCNDPIASLIIEPEESSP; this comes from the coding sequence ATGATCAACACACACCTTTGGATCGATGGGCGAGATGTCCACGGGGCCGGAGCGGCGCTGAGCAGCCGCAACCCTGCCGATGCGTCTCTCGTGTTTAACGGCACTGCCGCCTCGGACGAACAAGTTGCCGCGGCGTTCTCGGCAGCCGAGCGAGCCCAGTACGATTGGGCTCGCACACCGCTTGCCGAGCGCGAAGCCATTGTCCTGCAATACGCTGAATTGTTGGGACAACGCGAAGAGGAACTGGCCCAGCTGATCACTCGCGAAATCGGCAAGCTGCCCTCCGACGCTCGTGGCGAAGTCGCCGCTGCGATCGCCAAAGCCCAGATCACAATCGACGCCATGCACGAGCGACGGGGCGACATCGACATCCCCATCGAGCACGGCAGCCGCGCCCTTCGATACCGTCCACTGGGCCCGGTGTTGGTGCTGGGCCCCTATAACTTCCCCGCTCATCTGCCGGGCGGACATTTAATTCCGGCGTTGTTGGCCGGCAACACCGTGGTCTTCAAACCCAGTGAACTGGCCGCCGCAGTGGGTCGTTGGATGATCGATCGCTGGACCGAAGCCGGGCTGCCCGCGGGCGTCTTGAACCTGATCCAGGGCGATGCCACGGTGGCTCGCTTGGCCGTTGATAACCCGCGCACGGCGGGTGTGTTCCTAACCGGCGGTTACGCGGCCGGTAAAGCCATCCATCGCCAACTGGCCGGCCGCCCGGAGGTCCTGTTGGCGTTGGAACTGGGCGGCAATAACCCGGTCGTCGTGGCCTCGCCGTCCGATCCCGAGCAGACAGCCGAAAAACTTTCGCTGTCCGCCTTCCTCTCCGCCGGCCAACGCTGCACCTGTGCGCGACGACTGATCGTGATCGATACTCCGGCCGGTCGACAAACCGTTGCAGCGCTGTGCGAACGCATCGACAAGCTGCGTTGTGGCTTGCCCCACGAACAGCCCGAACCGGACATCGGCCCCATGATCTCCGCTCGGCACGCCAACCTGCTGCAACAAGCCGAAGCGAACTTTCTGGCCTACGGTGGGCATGCGATTCGAGAGGTCCAGCAAGTGGGTGACTGCGGCGCGCTGCTGCGGCCGGGCATCGTCGATATGACCGACTGCCACGATGCGGTGGACGATGAATGGTTTGGTCCGCTGCTGCAGCTGTACTGGGTGAAAGATTTCGAGGCCGCGCTGCAGCGTGCCCAAGCGACACGATACGGTTTGGCGGCTGGCCTGTTTGGCGGCGATGAAGCCATGTTCGAAACGTTTCGCCAGCAGGTCGGCGCCGGCGTGGTGAATTGGAACGCCCCCACCACGGGTGCCAGCGGACGGCTGCCCTTCGGCGGACTCGGCGCCAGCGGAAACCATCGCCCCGCCGGATACCACACCATCGATTTTTGCAATGACCCGATCGCCTCACTGATCATCGAACCCGAGGAGTCGTCGCCATGA
- a CDS encoding (5-formylfuran-3-yl)methyl phosphate synthase, whose amino-acid sequence MPADAPTVSTTTPGLLVSVTNVDEAVIAAELGVDIVDIKNPQRGALGAADPEVWRAVAATVDPAVRLSAALGEAIEADHADQVPARFDFAKAGPAGCSTIADLTDHWQRIRSQLAASVPLVAVAYADYQQANCPLPEAILEAASANDIHWWLIDTFVKDGRSTLDHLTRDRLRDLNALAGRTNIRWVLAGSLRLENNPLERDCDPHYVGLRGDVCQHGRTGTLVASRVKRWQQYLRELK is encoded by the coding sequence ATGCCCGCCGACGCCCCCACCGTCTCCACTACCACTCCGGGGTTGCTGGTCAGTGTGACCAACGTGGACGAAGCGGTCATCGCGGCGGAACTGGGCGTCGATATCGTGGATATCAAAAACCCCCAGCGGGGAGCCTTGGGCGCGGCCGATCCCGAAGTTTGGCGAGCGGTGGCCGCGACGGTGGATCCGGCGGTCCGCCTGTCTGCAGCGCTCGGCGAAGCCATCGAAGCCGATCATGCGGACCAAGTGCCCGCCCGATTCGATTTTGCCAAAGCTGGTCCGGCGGGCTGTTCGACGATCGCGGATCTTACCGACCACTGGCAACGGATCCGCAGTCAGCTAGCCGCTTCGGTTCCATTGGTGGCCGTGGCCTACGCGGACTACCAACAAGCTAACTGCCCCCTGCCCGAAGCGATTCTCGAAGCGGCCTCGGCGAACGACATCCACTGGTGGTTAATCGATACATTCGTCAAAGACGGACGCAGTACGTTGGACCACCTGACACGCGACCGCTTGAGAGACCTCAACGCGTTGGCGGGACGAACCAACATCCGCTGGGTGCTGGCCGGGTCACTGCGGCTGGAAAACAACCCGCTAGAGCGGGATTGCGACCCACACTATGTGGGACTCCGCGGCGACGTTTGCCAACACGGCCGGACGGGAACCTTGGTGGCATCACGAGTGAAACGCTGGCAGCAATACTTACGGGAATTAAAATAG
- a CDS encoding ribonuclease D encodes MQHESITTHEQLAQFCDLISQEEWVGFDTEFVSEDRYRPELCLLQIAAGSHLAVVDPLKMADTLPFWDLISSPGRTVIAHAAREEIRFCYRFTGKPIAGLFDVQLAAGFTGIEYPASLGTLVSRLEGKTLAKGESRTNWRHRPLSRHQIKYALQDVTELRSMQEKLSDKVHQMQREKWLAEETAALQQAVIDGEELENWRRVSGLSGLSPRQMEVVRQIWLWREARAEYIDQPPRRVLRDDLVIELAKRETDQVDRIRSVRGMERRNLTPYYDDIAAAIRTALDTPEADLPRRPRSARRKFSNLLAQFLSMSINCVCRQHQMAPAIVGNMDSVRELVAYELAGKPDDKLPYLLRGWRSEVVGKSFRDLLSGELAIRVADRHSDEPLEFIRTKA; translated from the coding sequence GTGCAGCACGAATCCATAACCACACACGAGCAGCTCGCCCAGTTTTGCGACCTCATTTCCCAGGAAGAATGGGTGGGTTTTGACACGGAATTTGTGTCCGAAGACCGCTATCGACCGGAATTGTGTCTGCTGCAGATCGCCGCGGGCTCGCACTTGGCGGTCGTCGATCCGCTGAAAATGGCCGATACCCTGCCCTTCTGGGACCTGATCAGCTCGCCCGGCCGGACCGTGATCGCCCATGCGGCTCGCGAGGAAATCCGCTTTTGCTATCGCTTCACCGGCAAACCCATCGCAGGCTTGTTTGACGTCCAATTAGCGGCCGGCTTCACGGGCATCGAGTACCCGGCTTCGTTGGGCACGCTGGTCAGTCGGTTGGAAGGCAAGACGCTGGCCAAGGGCGAATCCCGCACCAATTGGCGGCACCGTCCGCTCAGCCGGCACCAAATTAAATACGCCCTCCAGGACGTGACCGAATTGCGTTCGATGCAGGAGAAACTGTCGGACAAAGTGCATCAGATGCAGCGGGAGAAGTGGTTGGCCGAAGAGACTGCGGCCCTGCAGCAAGCGGTGATCGACGGCGAAGAGCTGGAGAACTGGCGGCGGGTCAGCGGGCTGTCGGGCTTGTCGCCGCGGCAGATGGAAGTCGTGCGTCAGATTTGGTTGTGGCGGGAAGCTCGAGCGGAATACATCGACCAACCGCCGCGACGCGTGCTCCGCGACGACTTGGTGATCGAATTGGCCAAACGCGAAACCGATCAAGTCGATCGGATCCGTTCGGTCCGTGGCATGGAACGCCGCAATCTGACGCCCTACTACGACGATATCGCGGCCGCCATTCGCACCGCACTGGATACGCCCGAAGCCGACCTGCCCCGCCGGCCCCGCAGCGCACGCCGCAAGTTTTCCAATCTGCTGGCACAGTTCCTCTCGATGTCGATCAACTGCGTTTGTCGCCAGCACCAAATGGCGCCGGCCATCGTCGGCAACATGGACAGCGTCCGCGAGCTGGTGGCCTATGAATTGGCCGGTAAGCCAGATGACAAGCTGCCCTATCTGTTGCGCGGCTGGCGCAGCGAAGTGGTCGGCAAATCGTTCCGGGATCTGTTGTCGGGCGAGCTGGCCATCCGAGTTGCCGACCGCCACTCCGACGAACCGCTAGAGTTCATCCGCACCAAGGCGTAA
- a CDS encoding DUF1501 domain-containing protein: MNDFTRRHFFSRTSMGLGAAALASLEGQRATAAPAMSAGSTGGLAGLPHHQPKAKRAIYLFMSGAPSQMDMWDPKPKMADWYDKDLPESIRQGQRLTTMTSGQARFPIAPSIYKFAPHGKNGTMVSELLPHMAKKVDDIALVHSMHTEAINHDPAITYICTGDQLPGKASLGAWLNYGLGTENENLPAFLVMTASWTGRKEAQALYNRLWGNGFLPSKYQGVALRSSGDPVLYLSNPNGVSPDVRRRMLDSLSRLNEQEYARRADPETSARIAQYEMAYRMQTSVPDLTDISDEPQHVLDLYGPDVTTPGTFANCCLMSRRMAERGVRFTQIFHRGWDQHGNLTGDLPKQCRDVDQPSAGLLTDLQQRGLLDDTLVVWGGEFGRTIYCQGGLSKTNYGRDHHPKCFTIWLAGAGIKAGVVHGKTDEFSYNILDGAVHIRDLNATILHLMGIDHERFIFPFKGLDQRLTGVEEAHLMDAILA, from the coding sequence ATGAACGATTTCACACGACGCCATTTTTTCTCTCGCACCTCCATGGGCCTGGGCGCCGCCGCTCTGGCATCGTTGGAAGGGCAGCGGGCAACAGCCGCCCCGGCGATGTCGGCCGGCAGCACCGGCGGGCTGGCGGGTTTGCCGCACCACCAACCCAAAGCCAAACGCGCAATCTACCTGTTCATGTCCGGGGCCCCCAGCCAGATGGATATGTGGGATCCCAAACCCAAAATGGCCGATTGGTACGACAAGGATCTTCCCGAATCGATTCGCCAGGGCCAACGCCTGACCACGATGACCAGCGGCCAGGCGCGGTTCCCGATCGCGCCCAGCATTTACAAGTTCGCACCGCACGGCAAGAACGGCACGATGGTCAGCGAACTGCTGCCGCACATGGCCAAAAAAGTCGACGACATCGCTCTGGTGCATTCGATGCACACCGAAGCGATCAATCACGACCCGGCGATTACTTACATCTGCACCGGAGACCAGCTGCCCGGCAAAGCCAGCTTGGGAGCTTGGTTGAACTATGGCCTGGGCACTGAAAACGAAAACCTGCCAGCGTTCTTGGTGATGACGGCCAGCTGGACCGGGCGGAAGGAAGCCCAAGCGTTGTATAACCGTCTGTGGGGCAACGGCTTCCTGCCCAGCAAATACCAAGGCGTAGCCCTGCGAAGCTCCGGCGACCCCGTGCTGTACCTGTCCAATCCCAACGGAGTCAGCCCCGACGTGCGACGTCGGATGCTCGATTCGCTCAGCAGACTGAACGAACAGGAGTACGCCCGTCGCGCCGATCCGGAAACCTCCGCTCGTATCGCTCAGTACGAGATGGCTTACCGGATGCAGACCAGCGTGCCGGACTTGACCGACATCTCGGACGAACCCCAGCACGTGCTGGATCTGTACGGACCGGACGTGACCACGCCGGGCACGTTCGCCAATTGTTGTTTGATGTCACGGCGAATGGCCGAACGAGGCGTGCGGTTTACTCAAATCTTCCATCGTGGTTGGGATCAACACGGCAACCTCACGGGTGACTTGCCCAAACAATGCCGCGACGTCGACCAACCCTCGGCGGGCTTGCTGACCGACCTGCAACAACGCGGCTTACTGGACGACACGCTGGTTGTGTGGGGCGGCGAGTTCGGTCGCACCATCTATTGCCAGGGGGGGCTATCCAAAACCAATTACGGCCGCGACCACCATCCCAAGTGCTTTACGATCTGGCTGGCCGGAGCGGGGATCAAAGCCGGCGTGGTGCACGGCAAGACCGACGAGTTCAGCTACAACATTCTGGACGGAGCGGTGCATATCCGCGACCTGAACGCCACGATTTTGCACCTAATGGGGATCGACCACGAGCGATTCATCTTCCCCTTTAAGGGCCTCGACCAGCGTCTGACCGGCGTCGAAGAAGCGCACCTGATGGACGCCATCCTGGCATAG
- a CDS encoding PSD1 and planctomycete cytochrome C domain-containing protein: MAVRGLLASLLVLAAGVSSRAADPAIDFNQDVRPILSNHCFACHGPDEEKRDSGLRLDTQDGLFEVVTAGSLEDSELIARVLSEDEDTVMPPPRMHKPLSDAQQETLRQWVLQGAPYAAHWSFVPPQRPAPTDIDAFINQRLAAAGLQANGPEDPRRLFRRLSFDLTGLPPTVEETERFAADPSDEAYEQAVDRMLASPRYGEHMARFWLDLVRYGDTHGLHLDNYREMWPYRDWVIRAFNDNKPFDQFSIEQLAGDLLPDPTQDQMIASGFNRLNVTTSEGGSIYDEVFFRNVVDRVDAFGTIFLGLTTQCSTCHDHKFDPITQQDYYSLYAFFNSLDGRALDGNAKDHPPNIRVPQPENEQQLAEIDRLLAALDVEARQPIDTVDAEQTRWEQSLTEGGEVRWHTLQPDQYSLDEGSPLTLAKLEDGSLQATGKPAAKDNLTIEAPLPDQAGLRLLRLEVLTAGPKVPAGLSPNGNAVLTEIEVETKSPATGDQWLPIKLAYGEADYEQPDGKFALTYAFDGKEVGNEGWAIGGHLHPGPRTAWFASRGLLSEGQDARLRVRLKFQSQYAGHQFGHVRFSVSDQIPQAAEDKQLQQSPWHLAGPFPVESAKPGYDRNIGSLKGALDAAKPIRYDDQDYAWTVQDEFGDAVPNDLPVTADQPSVVLLHRTLTAPTAQKATLLLGTDDGVQVWLNGKKVGETQQARPLIPLQDEYQLDLVAGENQLYLKVVNHSGDSSFSYAIRSPAAIVPAAVRALAALPAERRSEPQAAALQTYYRQAVCLHPDWLALKDERAGLLKQRETVRNQAPITLVWKETKQPRQAHIMLRGQYDQPGDKVTRRVPEFLPPLADDAPVDRLGLARWLFAPDHPLTARVAVNRFWQQVFGTGIVKTSEDFGSQGDQPSHPELLDFLAIDYRENNWDVKRLMKQLVMSDAYRRDTTATAEMLAADPTNRLLARGPRFRLDAEMLRDQALDVGGLLVEKVGGPSVKPPQPDGLWFAVGYSGSNTVRFKADSGDKIYRRSVYTFWKRTSAPPQMSTFDAPSRESCTARRERTNTPLQALLLLNEQQYVTAAKRLAADALGTEAADEQRMHELFQQVTFRPPSDVELKELQGLLADMQTLYEQNSEAAKQLVDKPEPALAAWTIIANTLLNLDEVVSK; this comes from the coding sequence ATGGCTGTCAGAGGCCTACTAGCGAGCTTGCTGGTATTGGCGGCCGGCGTTTCCTCGCGCGCCGCGGATCCGGCGATCGACTTTAATCAGGATGTGCGGCCGATCCTGTCGAACCATTGTTTTGCCTGCCACGGGCCGGACGAGGAAAAACGCGATTCGGGGCTGCGACTGGACACCCAAGACGGGCTGTTCGAAGTGGTCACGGCCGGCAGTTTGGAAGACAGCGAACTGATCGCGCGGGTGCTGTCGGAGGACGAAGACACCGTCATGCCGCCGCCGCGGATGCACAAACCGCTGAGCGACGCGCAACAAGAAACGCTTCGCCAATGGGTGCTGCAAGGGGCCCCCTACGCCGCTCATTGGTCCTTCGTCCCGCCCCAGCGTCCCGCTCCAACCGATATCGATGCGTTTATCAATCAACGCCTCGCCGCCGCGGGACTACAAGCCAACGGCCCGGAAGATCCGCGGCGATTGTTCCGCCGACTGTCCTTTGACCTTACAGGCCTGCCGCCGACGGTTGAAGAAACCGAACGCTTTGCCGCCGACCCCTCGGACGAGGCCTACGAGCAAGCCGTCGATCGCATGTTGGCGTCGCCCCGCTACGGCGAACACATGGCTCGTTTCTGGCTGGACTTGGTCCGCTATGGCGATACCCATGGATTGCATCTGGATAACTACCGCGAGATGTGGCCGTATCGTGACTGGGTGATCCGCGCTTTCAACGACAACAAACCGTTCGATCAATTCTCCATCGAACAATTGGCTGGAGACCTGCTGCCCGATCCGACACAGGACCAAATGATCGCCAGCGGATTCAACCGCTTGAATGTCACGACCAGCGAGGGTGGCTCGATCTACGACGAGGTCTTCTTTCGCAACGTGGTCGACCGTGTGGATGCGTTTGGCACCATCTTCCTCGGGCTGACCACGCAGTGTTCGACCTGTCATGACCACAAGTTTGATCCCATCACCCAACAAGATTACTACTCGCTGTACGCCTTCTTCAACAGCCTCGACGGCCGCGCCCTGGACGGCAACGCCAAAGACCATCCGCCCAATATTCGCGTTCCCCAACCCGAGAACGAACAGCAACTGGCGGAAATCGACCGGTTGTTGGCGGCCCTGGATGTCGAGGCACGGCAGCCCATCGACACCGTCGACGCCGAACAAACTCGCTGGGAGCAATCGCTGACCGAGGGCGGGGAAGTTCGCTGGCATACGTTGCAGCCCGATCAATATTCGCTGGACGAAGGCTCGCCGCTGACGCTGGCCAAACTGGAAGACGGCTCGTTGCAAGCGACCGGCAAACCGGCGGCTAAAGACAACCTGACCATCGAAGCCCCGCTGCCCGATCAAGCGGGACTGCGGCTGCTGCGTCTGGAAGTCTTGACCGCCGGCCCCAAAGTCCCCGCTGGCCTGTCCCCCAATGGCAACGCCGTGTTAACGGAAATCGAAGTCGAAACCAAATCGCCCGCGACCGGAGACCAATGGTTGCCGATCAAACTGGCTTACGGCGAAGCGGACTATGAGCAACCTGACGGCAAGTTTGCCTTGACCTACGCGTTCGATGGCAAAGAGGTGGGCAACGAAGGCTGGGCCATCGGCGGGCACCTCCATCCCGGGCCGCGGACAGCTTGGTTCGCTTCCCGCGGTCTGCTGTCCGAAGGCCAGGATGCGCGGCTGCGAGTGCGGCTGAAATTCCAATCACAATATGCCGGCCATCAATTTGGACACGTGCGTTTTTCGGTCAGCGACCAAATCCCCCAAGCCGCTGAAGACAAACAATTACAGCAGTCGCCGTGGCACCTGGCCGGACCGTTTCCGGTGGAAAGCGCCAAACCCGGCTACGACCGCAACATCGGTAGTTTGAAGGGGGCGCTGGATGCCGCGAAACCGATTCGATACGACGACCAGGATTACGCCTGGACGGTACAGGACGAATTCGGCGATGCGGTTCCCAATGACCTGCCCGTAACCGCCGATCAACCATCGGTGGTGCTGCTGCATCGCACGCTGACCGCTCCCACCGCCCAGAAGGCGACCCTGTTGCTGGGCACCGACGACGGCGTCCAGGTCTGGCTGAACGGCAAAAAGGTCGGCGAAACGCAGCAGGCTCGGCCCCTGATCCCGCTGCAAGACGAATACCAGTTGGATCTCGTTGCGGGCGAAAACCAGCTGTACCTGAAAGTCGTCAACCACAGCGGTGATTCGTCGTTCTCCTACGCCATCCGCTCACCGGCCGCCATTGTGCCCGCCGCGGTACGAGCCCTCGCCGCCCTGCCTGCCGAACGGCGTAGCGAACCCCAAGCCGCCGCGCTGCAGACGTATTACCGGCAAGCGGTGTGTTTGCACCCCGACTGGTTGGCGTTGAAAGACGAGCGAGCCGGGTTGCTGAAACAACGCGAAACCGTCCGCAACCAAGCCCCCATCACCTTGGTCTGGAAGGAAACCAAACAACCTCGCCAGGCGCATATCATGCTGCGAGGCCAGTACGACCAACCCGGAGACAAGGTCACGCGACGGGTGCCCGAATTCCTGCCGCCGTTGGCCGACGATGCCCCGGTCGATCGCTTGGGATTGGCGCGGTGGCTGTTCGCCCCGGACCATCCGTTGACCGCTCGCGTGGCCGTCAATCGGTTTTGGCAACAGGTGTTTGGAACCGGCATCGTCAAAACCAGCGAAGACTTTGGCTCACAGGGCGACCAACCCAGCCATCCCGAGCTGCTGGATTTTCTGGCCATCGACTACCGCGAAAACAATTGGGACGTCAAACGTTTGATGAAACAGTTGGTGATGTCCGACGCCTATCGTCGCGACACCACGGCCACGGCCGAAATGCTGGCCGCCGACCCCACCAACCGCCTGCTTGCCCGCGGCCCCCGCTTCCGCTTGGATGCCGAAATGCTTCGTGACCAAGCCTTGGACGTAGGCGGCCTGCTGGTGGAAAAAGTCGGAGGCCCCAGCGTCAAACCGCCTCAACCCGACGGGCTGTGGTTCGCCGTGGGCTATTCGGGCAGCAACACCGTGCGGTTTAAAGCTGACTCGGGCGACAAAATTTATCGCCGCAGCGTGTATACGTTCTGGAAACGCACCAGCGCCCCGCCGCAGATGTCGACCTTCGACGCCCCCAGCCGCGAATCCTGCACCGCTCGCCGTGAACGCACCAACACGCCGCTACAAGCCCTGCTGCTTTTAAACGAACAGCAATATGTGACCGCCGCCAAACGCTTGGCCGCCGACGCCTTGGGCACCGAAGCTGCGGACGAACAACGCATGCATGAACTGTTCCAGCAAGTCACCTTTCGGCCGCCCAGCGACGTGGAACTGAAAGAATTGCAGGGCCTACTGGCGGACATGCAGACGCTGTACGAACAGAATTCCGAAGCCGCCAAGCAACTGGTCGACAAACCGGAACCCGCACTGGCCGCCTGGACGATCATCGCGAACACGTTATTGAACCTGGACGAAGTCGTCAGCAAATAA
- a CDS encoding PQQ-binding-like beta-propeller repeat protein has protein sequence MPRSKYALYLCGLAVLGLSVARPGYGESAWPGFRGPQGNGHAARDARVPIDFGEQQGLVWKQPITGTGWSSPVIADGRIWLTTADTTEASEQQVAERIAADKQNKTKAIAGTAVLSVVCVDLETGQTLVQRTLGHIDAPEPIHATNSFASPTPVLRDGRLYCHFGTFGTWCLDADSGETIWENRIPLQHSVGPGSSPVLYRDRLILVCDGIDDQFIVALDAATGSVAWRTERPPIRAASVEMKKAYSTPLIIEVDGRDQAVIPGAQWICGYDPIDGTELWRVDHGSGFSTVPMAVYEDGLVMFATGFMKSELVAVDPTGSGDVSDTHVRWRMKKQAPTKPSPLAVDGRVYTISDSGVFCCTDIKTGELLYQKRVSGKYSASPLLAGGHIFLGNHEGVISVIRPGAEFEQVASIPLEGQVMASPVVAGDDLIIRTAEFLYRFTARD, from the coding sequence ATGCCCCGATCGAAATATGCCCTTTATTTATGTGGCCTGGCCGTGCTGGGACTGAGCGTTGCCCGTCCCGGTTACGGCGAATCCGCTTGGCCCGGTTTCCGTGGACCGCAGGGCAACGGGCACGCGGCCCGCGATGCTCGGGTGCCGATCGACTTTGGTGAACAGCAGGGATTGGTCTGGAAGCAGCCCATCACCGGCACCGGTTGGTCCTCGCCGGTGATCGCCGACGGGCGGATTTGGCTGACCACGGCCGACACCACCGAGGCCAGCGAGCAGCAGGTTGCCGAACGAATCGCGGCCGACAAACAGAACAAGACCAAAGCCATCGCCGGCACTGCCGTGCTGTCAGTGGTCTGCGTCGATCTGGAAACCGGCCAAACGCTTGTCCAGCGAACTCTCGGGCACATCGATGCACCGGAGCCGATCCATGCCACCAACTCTTTTGCTTCGCCGACCCCCGTGCTCCGCGACGGTCGCTTGTACTGCCATTTTGGAACCTTTGGAACTTGGTGTTTGGACGCCGATAGCGGTGAAACTATTTGGGAGAATCGGATACCGTTGCAACACAGCGTGGGCCCCGGCAGTTCCCCCGTCCTGTACCGCGACCGCTTGATTTTGGTTTGCGATGGCATCGACGATCAATTTATCGTGGCTTTGGATGCCGCGACGGGAAGCGTTGCCTGGCGGACCGAGCGGCCTCCGATTCGGGCCGCCAGCGTGGAGATGAAAAAGGCCTACAGCACACCGCTGATCATAGAAGTCGACGGCCGCGATCAAGCGGTCATCCCCGGCGCCCAGTGGATCTGTGGTTATGACCCGATCGACGGCACGGAGTTGTGGCGGGTCGATCACGGCAGTGGGTTCTCGACCGTGCCGATGGCCGTCTATGAAGATGGGCTGGTGATGTTTGCCACCGGGTTTATGAAGAGCGAATTGGTGGCGGTGGATCCCACCGGCAGCGGCGATGTTTCCGATACCCACGTCCGCTGGCGAATGAAAAAACAAGCTCCCACCAAACCGTCTCCCTTGGCGGTCGACGGTCGCGTGTACACGATTTCCGACAGCGGCGTGTTCTGCTGTACCGATATCAAGACCGGCGAACTGTTGTACCAAAAGCGTGTGTCAGGAAAATACTCCGCCTCGCCGTTGTTGGCCGGAGGACACATTTTCCTGGGCAATCACGAAGGCGTGATTTCTGTGATTCGCCCAGGAGCCGAATTTGAACAGGTGGCATCGATCCCTCTGGAAGGTCAGGTCATGGCCAGTCCGGTGGTCGCCGGTGACGACCTGATTATCCGTACCGCCGAATTTCTCTATCGATTTACCGCTCGTGACTGA